The segment GGTTTACAGAAAGACATGATCTCTATGGTAAAAAAAGAAAGTCAGTGTTTATGGAAGAAATGAAAAAGATGTAAACTAAAGAAACTTATCGTGGTTTAGTATTTAGTATTATTAAGAATAGATCTCTactcttattttattttctatatggATTTAGATTATGATCCTTATCTAACTTATTGGGAGGTATTTAGCTCCTGTTTGGTACGACTTCTCCATCGGCTTCAGTAGCTGTTTGAAGTCGTTTTGTGCCAAACAGAGTAAAACAAAACGGCTTCTTCTAGGAAGGCTCTTAAATCGTGCTCTCACAGAAGTTTGAGATGAGATAGAGCCAAAAATAGTGGCTTCACCTCATCCTGCATGTTGTGAGAGTTTATTTTGAGGAGCTCTATATGTGGAGctgttttgccaaaaaattaCCAAAATGGCTCTAGCTCCATCAATGAAGTTGTTCATAGAATTGAAGCTCCAATAAAAACTTTACTAGTGAAATAGAGTTGTGTCAACAGAGGCCTTATTTGGATTAGAATAAACTTCCTAACTATACTTGTGtcaaaagaacaaaaaaaaagataccCAAACCAAAAGTCTGTacggaaaaaagaaaaaaaatattaccaatgAGGATACGATCTCTATggcaaaaaggaaaaaaatgacagcatttatggaaaaaacagaagaaaaagatataaattaaagaaACTTATCGTGGTTTAGTATTATTAAGAATAGAACTCTactcttattttttctatatgaATTTAGATTGCGTACCTTGTCCAACTTACTCGAAGGTAGACAAAAAAAAAGGGCTGGTAGATTTAGATATATAGATAAAATTGGTAAAACATAAAAAGATATATACCATTTTTGTTATTTTCATGAACATTTGGTATTTTTTCCTCCTATTCATAATGTACGGGCATATTTATCAATAAGTAACAAATTTTTAGTAAATAGAGTAAAATGTGTGGCAGTGGTATATATATGATGAAAACTTGCTAAATTCTTTTATGGCACGCACGTACTTACACACGTATATGGAAAAGGCTGCGTAATGAACAGGAACGAGATCCTCTACGGTCACTCTAATTGACTTGTCTCCGCAGCATCTACTTCAGATCTAACCGAGGCTTTGTTTAGGGctggtttagttcctaaaaattttggttttttattattgtagtattttcgtttttatttggcaaatattgtccaattacagagtaactaggcttaaaaattcatctcacaaattacaggtaaactgtgcaattagtttttattttcgtctatatttaattctctatgcatacgaccaaagattcgatgtgacagagaatcttgaaaaattttgcgaactaaacaaggttagTTCCACCCCAAAACCCAAATTTtcttaagatttctcgtcacatcgaatcttcagacatatgtatgaagtattaaatatagatggaaataaaaactaattgcatagtttggtcaaaatttacgagacgaatcttttgagcctagttagtccatggttggacaataattaccacaaacaaacgaaagggcGCATGTCTCTCTCGTCCCGTGCATGAGAGggtttagaaaaaaaatcttatagttaaataaaaattttaaaaacaaTAGTTCAGATTTTTATTTGAGATATTACCTCGTAGtaaataaaaagggataccatAGTATGTTCAATTAATAATTATCTAGTATAAAAAATAAAGTCATTCCACTAAATTTTTGAGATGGACTAATGATGATGCACCATCTTATCTATGCATGGTTTGATTTCTCATACCAGTCTTGTCTTCTCTTATGCGTCAATGATTACTGGTTCCAAGAAAGAAGGGCTGGACACGTTAGTTTGGCTTTGGCCTAGGTCATTATTTGGAAAGAGAGGAACGCGAGAGGCTTGGGGAAACCCTGTATGCTGTGCAGCTGCCAAGACTTGTTAAAGATCATGGCACAAGGCATTATGTGGATCGCAGCCGTGCCTTGTGTTATATGAACTCTCTCTTCTATACATATAATACAAAGATACACAATTCTTTTGCATATTTAAAAACAGATATAAATGTCATTTTttggctctagcatctcatgagAAATATATCAATGTGTCTCGTACAAATCTGAAGGACAAGGAACCGACTCGTTTGGAAACAAACTTTCGCAGTATAGTGTACTCTTTTCATAAAAGAAATAATGCAACTCTTTTAGTGTTATGGAACCAATTTTTCCTTCATCAAAATACAATGCaattctatatttttttctaagtCACTTAACCTCATGTATTATGAAATATATACAAGAGAATATTAACATCTATAGACCGAATAAAGGTCACTAGACAaattaacaaaaaaaatatttcttatAGTAAAGAGACATAAATGTTGAGAGATACtatagttatttttatttttttaagaaaagtaATTTGATCTAAACCTAGAATTGCACAACTTTTAGGATGAACGCACCGTTAAGTCATTCCTATCCTTTTAGACCCGTGTGGCCTCTCCTCAGTCCACACGCCAACACCTAAACCCAAAGTACTttctgtcaaaaaaaaaaaaccaaagtaCTGGACTCTTTCCGGGCCTCAAGCCTCGAAAATTTCATCTCCATCTGAAAAGGCAGTAGCTGACTAGTACGCGAGATGACAAGTCAGAAGACCTGTGCAGCTTTGCTTTCTTCCCCGCGGCCAATCATTTGCCTTGTGTTTGGTTGAggttgggttggatccaacttaggtcttgtttggttGTTGTCGAATTCACCTCAATCTATATGTtttggagtggattggggtggaatttagttcaagttccactctaatccacctcaacacatgtggattgatgtgtttggatgtagtcggattcgcatcaatccatatgtgttggagtggattgaggTGATGAACCGAACAAGCTCTCAATAATGCATATGCATGGGGTCTGAACTGATTGTGTGGAGCGTAGCCCGAAGGCTCTTTTTGGATGAGTTCGGCCAGGCCTGAAGAAGCAAAGAACCATGTAAACACGGGCTtttctaagggcactcacaatacaaaTTCTATCATAGagtttaaagttatttattatctcgaacaatgtggacttggagtcttattttttctacctctttcttcaataaatatgctgccacatcagcaaaataccataaataatatgtaatagtcacaatgcaagactctatcacagagtccaagacacttaattacatattatttatagtattttgctgatgtggcagcatatttattgaagaaagaggtagaaaaaataagactccaagtcttatttagactccaagttcaCATTGTTCgaagtaataaataactttagactccatgatagagtctgcattgtgaatgCCCTGAGTGCCCTAAAAGATTTTGCATACAGAGAGCCTGGCACAAAAACATCTACAACCAACAAATCATGCCCTTTATTTTGCTATTGCAGCCACCGATGAATTAGAAAATATTGGCATCAAGAAAAGCAGCTGCCCTGGTCGATGCTTTGTGCAAAAGAGGCGAAGGAGAAGTGAGAACAACTAGTGTGAAAGCTGGCTATATTATTGTGAGACGGGCTTTTGAGACAAGAGCATCGGCGGTATGTGGCAGGAGATGACTTTCTGTTGCTCaaaaaaaacagagagagagagatgacgaCAGAATATACCATTGCATAAATAAACATAAATACTTTTGCATTACgggagtatatatatactttatgAAAACTCGAGCAGTGTTAAATAGTGTTGCCAATATGTTGTCAAAGTTAAGAAATGATGATAAATCTACTGACTGTAGCAGTACTCGAAAAGGCAGCGGTGCCATGGTCAGTGCCCATCCGTACCGAGgtcgtttccaaaaaattttgcaaaaagatTTCAGTCCTCATatcaaatttttagacgcatgcatgaagtattaaatatagacaaaaataaaaactaattgaacagtttgatcggaattgacgagacgaattttttgagtctagttagtatatgattggataatatttgtcaaatacaaacgaaagtggtactatttttattttgcacCGAGAAGCTTTTGGCGTTACCTCTCCTTTTCTATTCTTTTGGAAAACAAGACTGCCGTCACGTCAAGACGGTTTTCATTCCTGTCCCGACAGTGACCATCGTAGGAAAGTTGAGATGCAAGGTCATGTTTAATTTGCGGTGTCCTAGCTTATTACCCACAAAACTCATtcttttatttttctcaaatatgtaaaaaatttataaattattatattaaataaaaacattTAAATAAACATACAATACTCTTCTAGAAGAAGGTTGACCTAACAAAGTCGAAACTAGACCATCCTAGCAAAAAAACCTTATGTTTTGATATTACATAAAGGAAACAACCAATATCGTCACAACTTTGGGATCTAGGAGATGATCTTGCATCTTCACGGCTGCCATGGTGCCTTTCCAACAGCTAGAAAGAGCTCTTCCAATGCTTCAGCTTCGGACGCAGTCATGTTGCCGTTGAAGAGCCTATCAAAAGTCTCCAACTCCAAAGTGGATGGTGCAAATGGACCCTTGGTGTAGGCCATACACTGCATGATCAACACTTCACCTCGCTTGGAAGATGGCATACGAGATAGGCTCTGAGCCGCCAATCGCCTGCTCCGCCACGATAGCGTCGGCTTAGCAAGAGGCTGTTTGGGAGGCCGTGAATTAGCAACGAGTCCCTTTTACTCGTGACATTGCTAATGAAGCTGTTGAGGCATCGTTTGGCGGATGAGTTGCGGTTGTCTACAGCCTGGTGGGTAACCCTCGATGCTGAACTGGGAGGGCATCCACAGTGAGGTCGACCGTGTGTGTCTTCACCGAGTCCACTGTCCACTGAATGGAGTGTGGGTATGATGTCCATAACTCATAAGAGATCATCGTCGGGTCCATAACCTCCGGCCGGTGACCACCACCGCCGGGGCCTGATCCGAAAGTTGAGGGTTACCAAAGTTGACGGGATTCGCTCAAGGGAAGGCCATGTGATGATGTAACTACCAGTGAGCGAGGCTAGCTACGAACTCTTCAACCATCGGGTCCTCCGAGATATCGTGATCATGCATGGTGCCCGGGTACAAGGTGAGCGTCAATGGGTCAGGTTAGTGATGCCCGTCGCGTTGGTCGGCCATCGTTGCATGCTTGAGCTCTAGCATTGACCAAGGTAAAGTCCGGTGTCGCTTGGGCGGCTCTATCGATCGCTCATGACTGTTGGTCACGACACTCGTTGCCGCAGCGATGGTGAGTGAGTGGTTATAAAAGTAGACTTATCCTTTTCCATTTGTAAAATAGTATCTCCCTCCTTTCTAAATTATAGATTACTTCGGTTTTTTCATAACTTCTACTGTGTAATATCTAGATAATTATGTATCTGAAAAGCCAAACCAAATTACAATTTGAAATGACTGGAGTAAGTTTAAATGCAATTAATGTAATTGGTTTTATTGAAAAGAATCAATCTCTTACATCCTGCTTTGAACAGTGTATACCTTGTTGTTAGTCGTTAGCCATCACGTCATATTTTCTTGCCGGTTGTTTaggttttttttaaaatttagttGATCATCGcaattcgctactgtagcaagaCACACTTTGAGTGGACTCAGCGTAGAGCGAGTGAGGCTGTGAGGGCTCAAGCCCCCTACTCGAAGTAATACAAGGGAAATTAGAacctttttaggccttgtttagttccccaaaaattttgcaaaatttttcagattctccgtcacatcgaatctttagatgtatgcatgaagtattaaatatagataaaaataaaaactaattgcacagtttggtcgaaattgacgagacgaatcttttgagcctagttagtccatgattggacaatatttgtcaaatacaaacgaaattgctacagtactcGAGCCGATTAAGCAAAATGTTTGCAGACCTACACTACAGCTACAGCAATGCGATAGAAGATTTTGACAATAACTTCGGTCCAGTTGCAAGGACTTTTCTCTATTGCAAGCCATTTCTTCATTTCTTGTCGCCGGCAACGGTTTCTTGTACataaacattttttttcttctaattCAATGATACGCACATTCGTGCgcattcaagaaaaaaaaacaataacATAGCTTCATAAACAGTTCATTCAGTAGGAAGGTATCTATAGTGATTATCTTAGGGTctgaacgaaaattttttgggtgtcacatcgaatgtgtcggaaggatgtcggaagagattttttagaaactaataaaaaaaacaaattacatagctcatcaggaaactgcaagacaaattttttaagcataattaatctgtcattagcatatgtaggttactgtagcacttaaggctaatcatggagtaactagtcttaaaagattcgtctcgcgatttttaactaaactgtgtaattagtttattttttttatctacatttaatattccatgcatgtgtccaaagatttgatgggatggatgaaaaaattttaggtggggaactaaacagggcctaatgcCAAACGCAAGGATCTACTACCCGTTAGCTCTATGATCCAAagggtcttgtttaggccttgtttagttctaaaaaattttgcaaaatcgacactgtagcacttttgtttgtatttgacaaaaattatccaaccatggactaactagactcaaaagattcgtctcgtcaatttcgaccaaactgtgcaattagtttttatttacatctatatttaatactccatgcatgcgtctaaagattcgatgtgacgaggaatctgaaaaattttgcaaaattttttgggaactaaacaaggcccatgcatagagtattaaatatagataaaaagtaactaattatatattctactgtaatttgcgagacgaatcttttgaatctagttagtctataattagacaataattgtcaaatacaaacgaatgtGTTACAGTACCGAAAAATTGAAAGTAAACAGGGCCTTGGTCTTTACTATTTACCGTCTCCATGACctccatggccttgtttagtttcgaaaagtgaaaagttttcggtactgtagcattttgtttgtttgtgacaaatattatccaatcatggactaactaggatcaaaagattcgtctcgtgatttacagttaaactgtataattagtttttgttttcgtctatatttgatgtttcatgcatgtaccacaagattcgatgtgacgggaaatcttgaaaactttttgtttttccagggtgaactaaacaaggtccatGTGACAGTGAACAGTTTGGCATAAGATAATCATCAACAGTTACTACATGAGTACCCGTCAACATTCGGAAGGTACGTGTGCACTTCACCACATCTGTACCTGTAGACTCTAGTAGTACGACGTTGCAAAGCGAGCCTTCCCTCCCCCGGACTAGGCCGCCTCCCAGTCTCCACCGGGCCGGGGCTGTCCGGACTGGCCACTCCCAACtgcatccgccgccgccgccgccgccagccatCCATCGCACTCACAGTGCTGGCTGGCTGCCCGATGGCCGCCGTACCGCACCAAGAAGCTTCTTCTACTTCTCTTCCTCCGCCTCCGTCTCCGCCTCCCTCCCGCATTTCAAAAGGAGCTAGCGCATCGGCCGGCTGCCTTGGTGGCTGCTTCCCTTCCCTCCCCCGCTTCCCCTCGCACGGCTTCTCGGTGACACCTGAGCCCGTGGCTGCGCCCTAGTCCGTCCGCGCCACCCCCAGGCCAGAGCCAACCGGGAGACGCCACGCAGAGGGGGTCTTTTGGCGGCttgctctgcctctgcctctgcctctgcctctgcctctgctcGCCGCCTCGAACCAGCCAGTGCCCATGCCGCGGATGGCCAAGCTACTGCTCAAGCTGCAggcagtggcggcggcggacAGGAGGCacggccccggccccggccccggctccggctccagctCCAACCGCCGCCACCCGCTCCTGCCCCGCcacgcgcccgccgccgccaccagatTCGTGCCCGCCTGCCTTGCCCTCTGCCTCCtcgccctcgccgccgccgccaccacgctGGCGCTGGCGCTCACGCTCCAGAATCACCGGCTCGGCCCCACCGAcccttcctcctccgccgccatcTCGCCACGGTAAGCGTCCCGTTCCCGACCATGACCAACCTCACCCCGCCCCGCTTGGCCGCTTCCATGCTGCTCCTGTACTCCACTGCTAGCCAATCCGGCAGTCAGTCAGTCACTCACCCGCGTTGTCCCGTTCCATTTCCAACGCTCGCCGTCgccgcagcggcggcttcgcggtGGTGATCAACACGTGGAGGCGCCCGGCACTGCTGCGGAGGTCGGTGGCGCACTACGCCGCCTGCGGGGGCGTCGACACCGTCCACGTGGTGTGGAGcgagccgcggccgccgccggagaCCATGCGCGGGGGCGTCCTCGGCCTCAACGGCacccggcgcggcggcgcggccGTGCGGTTCGAGATCAACGACGCCGACAGCCTCAACAACAGGTTCAGGCCCATCCGGGGGCTCGCGGCGGACGCCGTCTTCTCCGTCGACGACGACCTCATCGTCCCTTGCTCCACGCTGCGCTTCGCCTTCTCCGTGTGGCAGAGCGCGCCATCCGCCATGGTCGGCTTCGTGCCGCGGATGCACTGGCTTACCAACCCGGTATGTTTTGAATCGATTGGTTGGTGTAGTTCCAAGCGAGTACGTCATATTGGATTTGTATTCCAACACGAGATATTTGTTTTGTCTGAATTTGAAAGTGTATATTTCTACGTTCAAATTTGAATTGCTGGTTAAATAGAAGTTTGGAGTTTGCATGGACATATGGAAGGATATGTCCAATTCTTAATTGGCACACAAATTAAAAACCAATCCTTTTGGAGTTGTTTCTTCTACAGAGAGGTAGTGAAGAGGAATACCGATATGGAAGCTGGCGGTCAGTTTGGTGGACTGGGACATACAGCATGGTTCTTTCCAAAGCAAGCTTCTTCCACAAGAAGTACTTGGATATGTATACCAACCAAATGCTACCGTCCATTCGCAAATATGTGAATGAGAACAGGTGCAACTCctacctctctggttcaccattTCTAGAAAATTGCCTTCAGTTATGTTATTGGGTCCTATGTTCTTATGGTGCTGTCAGGGATTGGCATGTGTAGTGTATCACTCCATGGATCTAACTCTTTCACTACGCTAACGCTTGGCAGGAACTGTGAGGATATTGCGATGGCTTTTCTTGTTGCAAATGCTACTGGAGCTCCACCGGTATGGGTGCAAGGTCAGTGAGCACCGAGCACCCTTTTCATCAAgaagtttagttttttttttcgaagAACGGCCAAGAGAGCTGCCAAATTAGCTGAATTTGTCTACTTCTTTCATCGTGAAATTTCATCTTTCAATAGTCTGTTTTCGCCTTTTTGTTTGCCTGTGACAAAGTTTATCAGCCACTGTAAGGTCTAGGGCCCTTATCCTTCATTTAGAGTGACAATGACCTTTCATCCTATTTTACTTACAGTTAGGAGGACTTTGTagtttttaatttttatatTGCTTGACCACATGAGTTGTTGCTTGGCTGCAGTGAAATTTAACAATTGATAAAGCCACTGCCACTTTCGTAATTTCCTGAACTTCCCACCTTCTAGCATAAGGAAGTTACTGTAGCTTATCTGAAACTTCCTTGGTGCTTTTCtgcttgggattacatagaaacAGAACAACTAGCCATATTGAGATAGCACATATGCTATCAATGACAGAGGGAAGGGGACGAGGGAGGAGGGACCCTAAGTTAGTGTAATTTTCattgaaaatttttaattttttatgaAAATTCCACCGCTGTCCCCTCCCTCTAACAAAAAAAAATCGCGTTTCTGGCTCCGCCGCTGTATGCTATCTGACCAGTTGTTGTTTCATTCAGGAGTATGTTTCTCACGTCCGTGTCCTTGATATCACTGCAGGAAGGATATTTGAGATTGGATCAAGCGGCATCAGCAGTTTGAAAGGCCATGGTTTGCAGAGATCAAGATGTCTCAACGCGTTCACTGCCATGTACGGCCATATGCCTCTCGTAGCCACCACAGTCAAGGCTGTGGACAGCCGCCGGAGCTGGTTCTGGTGATATATGTGCCTCTTCTAGTCTTGTTTGCCTCTCTTTTATCTCCTCTTTTTTCGCTTTTCCCTTAGGTGCGTCCTAGCCATATTAAAAGGCTAGTCTGTCTCTTTCTGTGCATAATTCATGCGCACCTAAGAACACAGGCTATAATTGTACACATGGAATTCAAACATAGTGATTATACTCATATTGTTGATGGAGTTAGTTATTAGTTAGGTATTTGCAAGGAGATTgtttatgtatgtatgtatgtatgtatgacagcaattttttttagataaagataTATGACAGTGATTAATTCACAAAATGAAATTTATTGGGTGGTGTTCCACTGTGTTGCCAAGAGCCTGATGCTGTCCAGTGTTCAGTGCTTGCCTGTTGCCTCTGAGCTAACCAAGCTAACTTTTATGTGGCTGTGACGGCCGAAACGAGATAGTGAGGATAAGGGGCTCTTTCGTTGGGCCAGCGCTGCATGCTTCCTTTCCCTTGGTGCCTTTTGTCCACAGCCCCTAGCGCCTGCTTCTTAGTTCTTCCCTCTGCCTCTtgctgcggctgctgctgctgcttcctgTGCCGATCACACGATGGTGTCCATTGTCACGGAGGCATGGGCGCTCGCCGGATGCGGCCCGGCGTCCAAGGCTGCGGCGGTACCGGCGCAGGAGTTGCCGGTGCAGCATCCTCCTGCAGCAGCTGCAGGGAAGACCAAGAAGAGATTCGTGTCGTTCAGATGCGTCAGCAGCGGCGGTGGCcaggaccaccggcgtgaggccACCGTCGTCGTCGGCCGGCGGCGCGGCCTTGCGTCGTGCGCGCTCGCCGCCCTCGCCGCCTCGTTCTCcccgctcgccgccgaccgcgCCGCACGGGCCCTCGTCCTCGAGGAAGACGACGACATCGAGCTGCTGGAGCGCGTGAAGGAGGACAGGAAGAAGCGGCTGCAGAAGCAAGGCGTCATCAGCTCCTCTGGCACCGAGACCGGTCAGTCTCAGTCAGTCAGCACACACTCTGCTTCTGTGCTTCATTTCATCAGATCATGCagttgctgttttttttttctttctctccctCTTTTTACGATGAAACAAGAAGATCTCTGAAGCTTTTTGGCTCCAGCAGTAACAATGCTGTAGTTTGATCTACAAAAACCACAGGATATTTGCAGGACCTCATCTACAAGCTGAGCAAAGTTGGGCAGGCCATTGACAAAGATGATCTCCCAGCCGCAAGCAGCGTCCTGGGACCAAGTTCAGATGCGAAGTGGGTGCAGAACATCAATATGGCTTTCTCCAAGGTTCTTCCTCTCAAGCCCATTCTTAAGCTCAGTTGCTTCTCTTCTACACCAACATGCTTTTCATCTGTTTCGACCTGTGTGTATATAACAACAGTTCAGCTCAAGCCCAGAGGAGAGGAACGTGGTTGATAGCTTCAACAGCTCACTGGCCACATTGTTTACATCCGGTAGTACATGTGCAGAAGGCCTACGGCTCTTTTCTGAACTTTTCATCTTCCAgtgatccatccatccatgctTTTGTGCCAGTATGAATGAATGAATCTGAAAGATTTTCATGGATCCTCTGGTTTCAGTGAACAAGCTCGACGCTGAATCCTCCAAGTCGGCGTTCGTGTCGTCTGCGACGGCGTTGGAGAAATGGATTGCATTAGCCGGACTGGGTGGTCAGCTCAAAGGCTACTGATGTGACGGAAGCGTTGTATGTATCATGTATGGATCCGGCATTTGTGAATCTCCTAAAGAGGGTACCGTAACCGAGGACTGAATTCAGATAAGCGTGCTAGAATAACACAGCAGCATCCTCATCGATCAAGAAACTGGGATCATTTTTTGCGACTGTGTTATTACAGTAAATCAGTAATAGGAAATGAAGCTGTATTGTTTTTTGTTGTCCGGTGTTACTTTTGAAATTCCAAACAGCTGATGGGAAGTTTTTATCCAAAACTTGCTGCATGCCGTGTGAATGTAAAAGGGTCAAGCAGTGTCAACTCTTCAATCATTCTGCCAATTCAGAGTGGGAAGCAGCATATGCAATAGTACAACTCATGGCCTAAAATTCATTAATATTGATAAAATTCGTTGTACAAGCCAAGCAGGGAAATTAGCCAAATTAATGCTGATGTGAACAACGCCCCTCCTAATGTTTCTTACAGAAGCACGGGGATGTACAAGGCACAGTGGGAAGCAGCATATACAATAGTACAACTCATGGCCTAAATCTTGAATTCAGAATCCAGTTGATAAAATTTGTTGTACAAGCCAAGCGGGGAAATTAGCCAAATTAATGCTGATGTGAACAACGCCGCTCCTAATGTTTCTTACAGAAGCACGGCAATGTACAAGGCACGACAGCACCATCAGGGAGGATACTGGAAGACCAACCAATTATGTGTTCTGATGGGGCTAGACAACCCACCAAACCCAAAGTCCCAACTATCACAATATAAGAGGCGAAAACTAGAAATGGAACAGCTAGATCAAAAGGTCCTCAAGTTCTTCATCAATGCAGACGTGACTGCCCATGAGCGTATATACAAATGGTTGGTGTGCTGTGCATGGCCACTCAACCTGCAGAGGAAGAAAAACAGTAAATACCAGAATGCTTGTTTTTTTTGGACAAGgaccacatttgcttgttgaaTAAATGCTTTTACTCTGGGACAATGCGTGACGATCAAAGAATGCAGCATATGTTGTATTCATGAGGTGGTGGTGAGAAAAAAGGGAGGATAAATCACCTGTATGTTCTCCCCCCGTCGAATCGGAGAAATTTGTTTCAGGAGTGAGAAATGGTGTTATTTCTGGAAAAACTCCAAAACAAGACAAGTAACTTATACAGCAGAGGGGGGAGACAAAAACAAGTAGGCACTCAAAATTCGGAAGAATTCAACAAATCTCACTGGAAGGTACCTGCACTTTGGTTGAAATCGTCTGCCAAGTCTGAAAAGATGAAGTTTTGGGGCATTTGGTTCAAGAAGCTAAATGATGATGATTCCATATCCAAGATCGATTCATTTAGTGGTTGCCCATTCAAC is part of the Sorghum bicolor cultivar BTx623 chromosome 10, Sorghum_bicolor_NCBIv3, whole genome shotgun sequence genome and harbors:
- the LOC8064954 gene encoding thylakoid lumenal 16.5 kDa protein, chloroplastic; this translates as MVSIVTEAWALAGCGPASKAAAVPAQELPVQHPPAAAAGKTKKRFVSFRCVSSGGGQDHRREATVVVGRRRGLASCALAALAASFSPLAADRAARALVLEEDDDIELLERVKEDRKKRLQKQGVISSSGTETGYLQDLIYKLSKVGQAIDKDDLPAASSVLGPSSDAKWVQNINMAFSKFSSSPEERNVVDSFNSSLATLFTSVNKLDAESSKSAFVSSATALEKWIALAGLGGQLKGY
- the LOC8065587 gene encoding glycosyltransferase family 64 protein C4 — translated: MPRMAKLLLKLQAVAAADRRHGPGPGPGSGSSSNRRHPLLPRHAPAAATRFVPACLALCLLALAAAATTLALALTLQNHRLGPTDPSSSAAISPRGGFAVVINTWRRPALLRRSVAHYAACGGVDTVHVVWSEPRPPPETMRGGVLGLNGTRRGGAAVRFEINDADSLNNRFRPIRGLAADAVFSVDDDLIVPCSTLRFAFSVWQSAPSAMVGFVPRMHWLTNPRGSEEEYRYGSWRSVWWTGTYSMVLSKASFFHKKYLDMYTNQMLPSIRKYVNENRNCEDIAMAFLVANATGAPPVWVQGRIFEIGSSGISSLKGHGLQRSRCLNAFTAMYGHMPLVATTVKAVDSRRSWFW